The proteins below come from a single Stomoxys calcitrans chromosome 1, idStoCalc2.1, whole genome shotgun sequence genomic window:
- the LOC106087996 gene encoding probable cytochrome P450 12c1, mitochondrial — protein sequence MFLKVFARHGRKDIRQNIKILRAYSTAIKSSYPALVDNSYVSFLQQEWHQAKRFTDIPGPTKLQMIRGFMRGGDFHGKSFEKVLRLCRQRYGDIYLLPGMFGQHANLISFDLDDHKKVFRTEGQYPIRPGNELMFEYRLSRKDDLYDDDNLGVAGNGPQWSRFRHAVNPILMQPRNARLYIEPTQKNNEDFIRRIRFIRNPDSLEVPHDFLQEIKRLAFESVAIIALDKELGLVRHEDSLPEAQELFHNMHSFTTAFYDLGIKPSIYRYIKTPTFKRFENSMEFITNICRKYVDETLQRIEQRGEKSGERSVLEKLVKIDRKIATIMAVDILLFGVEPTSSIMSGVLLCVATNPEKQQKLRKEILTTVGKTSAFTIENMNNLPYLRACIKEAIRIYPLVFGNIRATGMDLCLSGYQIPKGTKIFLTSSLLLQEDKYFPNPKEFLPERWLRSHTSDTTDNATNPFVYLPFGFGPRSCVGKRIVELQLEITLAHLVRNFEMEYNYSTENAFENYFVNTCVIPLKFKFKDLF from the exons TCTTCGTACCCAGCTTTGGTGGACAATTCCTATGTCAGCTTTCTGCAACAAGAATGGCATCAGGCAAAACGCTTCACAGATATACCGGGACCAACAAAACTTCAAATGATTCGGGGTTTTATGAGGGGAGGAGATTTTCATGGCAAATCTTTTGAAAAGGTATTAAGGTTATGTCGTCAGCGTTATGGTGATATTTATCTTCTACCAGGAATGTTTGGTCAACATGCAAATTTGAtatcattcgatttggatgatcATAAGAAGGTTTTTCGCACAGAAGGACAATATCCCATAAGACCGGGCAATGAATTAATGTTTGAGTATCGTCTGAGCCGCAAGGATGATCTTTATGATGACGACAATTTGGGAGTAGCAGGAAA TGGTCCACAATGGAGCAGATTTCGCCATGCCGTAAATCCAATACTAATGCAACCTAGAAATGCTCGCCTTTATATAGAGCCAACACAAAAGAACAATGAGGATTTCATAAGA AGAATTCGTTTTATCCGCAATCCTGACTCCTTAGAAGTTCCCCATGATTTCCTTCAAGAAATTAAACGACTGGCCTTTGAATCTGTGGCTATCATAGCTTTGGACAAGGAGTTAGGTTTAGTGCGCCATGAGGATTCATTACCTGAGGCCCAAGAACTTTTTCATAATATGCATAGTTTCACCACAGCCTTTTACGATTTGGGCATCAAGCCTTCGATTTATAGATATATAAAAACGCCCACCTTTAAACGTTTTGAAAACTCCATGGAATTTATCACCAACATATGTCGTAAATATGTCGACGAAACTTTACAACGCATTGAGCAAAGAGGCGAAAAAAGTGGGGAGCGTAGTGTTTTGGAAAAATTGGTGAAAATTGATCGTAAAATTGCCACAATTATGGCTGTTGATATTTTGTTATTTGGTGTTGAGCCCACTTCATCGATTATGTCGGGAGTATTGCTGTGTGTGGCCACCAATCCGGAAAAACAGCAAAAGCTTCGCAAAGAGATATTAACGACAGTGGGCAAAACGTCAGCATTTACCATTGAAAATATGAATAATTTACCCTATTTAAGGGCCTGCATAAAGGAAGCTATACGCATTTATCCTTTGGTATTTGGTAATATTCGAGCCACAGGTATGGATTTGTGTTTAAGTGGATACCAGATACCCAAAGGCACCAAGATATTTCTAACTTCAAGTTTGCTTTTACAAGAGGATAAATATTTTCCCAACCCTAAAGAATTCTTACCTGAACGTTGGCTACGTTCTCATACTTCCGATACTACTGACAACGCTACAAATCCCTTTGTATATTTGCCTTTTGGCTTTGGTCCCCGTTCCTGTGTGGGCAAACGAATTGTCGAACTGCAGTTGGAGATAACTTTGGCACATCTTGTAAGAAATTTCGAAATGGAATATAATTATTCAACCGAAAATGCTTTTGAGAATTACTTTGTTAATACTTGTGTAATacctttgaaatttaaatttaaagatttatTTTAA
- the LOC106087992 gene encoding probable cytochrome P450 12c1, mitochondrial has translation MCEGFKGRILPLLSKLESSYVSDLNQEWQEAKTFANVPGPTKFQMFRGFMKGGDFHGKSIQNLMQVCRQRYGNIFLLPGMFGKPTNVVTFNLDDYAKIIRTEGIYPIRPSNEIIYDYRMARKDGLYSEMNLGLAGDGAHWGKFRQTVNPVLLHPRNAVLYLDPIQKVTNDFIERIRKIRDSTTLEVPGDFLTEIKHFAFESVAAVAFDKDLGLVRKDASMTEAQKLFDDLEDFNKAMYELGMKPSIYKYYKTPTYKRFEKAMDHISNICCEYANESLQRIAERGEAEGEGKSVLEQLVKINPKIAVTMMADMIIAGIETASSAICAILLCLATHPEKQQKLRQEVLSVVGRTDKFTMENLKRMPYLKACIKESLRLYPVLFGNVRTTGMDLCLSSYQIPKGTNVFMASNMLLQDEKYFPQPQIFVPERWLRTSAAAEEDLKSSNPFVFLPYGYGPRSCVGRRIVGLEMQMMLANIVRNFQMEFNYSKDNAFENYFLNICVLPLKFKFKNL, from the exons ATGTGTGAGGGCTTCAAAGGTCGTATATTG cctcttttatcaaaattggaaAGTTCCTATGTAAGTGACTTAAACCAAGAATGGCAAGAGGCCAAGACGTTTGCCAACGTCCCAGGTCCCaccaaatttcaaatgtttCGTGGTTTTATGAAAGGTGGCGATTTCCATGGTAAATCTATTCAGAATTTAATGCAAGTATGTCGACAGCGCTATGGCAATATCTTTTTGCTACCTGGTATGTTTGGCAAACCAACGAATGTGGTTACATTCAATTTGGATGATTATGCGAAGATCATACGCACCGAAGGCATATATCCAATACGTCCCAGCAATGAAATCATCTACGATTACCGCATGGCTAGAAAGGATGGTCTTTACAGTGAAATGAATTTGGGATTGGCCGGAGA TGGTGCTCACTGGGGAAAATTTCGGCAAACCGTCAATCCTGTGCTATTACATCCGAGGAATGCTGTACTCTACCTTGATCCCATACAAAAGGTGACAAATGATTTCATCGAAAG AATTCGCAAAATTCGTGACTCTACTACGCTGGAAGTTCCCGGTGATTTTCTCACTGAAATTAAACATTTCGCTTTCGAATCTGTAGCTGCTGTGGCCTTCGACAAAGACCTTGGACTTGTACGCAAAGATGCCTCCATGACTGAAGCTCAGAAATTATTCGACGATTTGGAAGATTTCAATAAGGCCATGTATGAGTTGGGCATGAAGCCTTCCATCTATAAATACTATAAGACCCCTACCTATAAGCGATTCGAAAAGGCCATGGACCATATCTCCAATATATGCTGTGAATATGCCAATGAAAGTTTACAACGCATTGCAGAAAGAGGGGAGGCTGAAGGTGAGGGCAAGAGTGTCCTGGAACAATTGGTAAAAATCAATCCCAAAATAGCTGTTACCATGATGGCCGATATGATAATAGCGGGCATTGAAACAGCATCCTCAGCCATTTGTGCCATACTCCTTTGCCTGGCCACACATCCGGAGAAACAGCAGAAATTGCGTCAGGAAGTTTTATCGGTTGTTGGAAGGACGGATAAATTCaccatggaaaatttaaaaaggatgcCATATTTAAAAGCTTGCATTAAGGAATCTTTGCGCTTATATCCAGTGCTATTTGGTAATGTGCGCACCACGGGTATGGACTTGTGTTTGAGCAGCTATCAAATACCCAAAGGTACAAATGTCTTTATGGCTTCAAATATGCTGCTGCAAGATGAAAAGTATTTTCCCCAACCGCAGATCTTCGTTCCCGAACGATGGCTACGAACTTCTGCCGCTGCCGAAGAGGACTTGAAAAGTAGCAACCCATTTGTTTTCTTACCCTACGGCTATGGTCCTCGCTCCTGTGTGGGTAGGCGTATTGTGGGCCTGGAAATGCAAATGATGTTGGCCAATATAGTGCGAAATTTCCAAATGGAATTCAATTATTCCAAGGACAATGCGTTTGAAAACTATTTCCTGAATATCTGTGTTCTtccattgaaatttaaatttaagaatCTGTAG